The genomic interval GCCGGCTTCCAGGGCCGCGCCACGATCCGGGCCTGGCTCTACCGGATCGCCACCAACGCCTGCCTGGACGCGCTCGACGGCCGGACCCGTCGGATGCTCCCGCACCACCTGAGCGGCCCGTCGAACCCGGACGACGACCTGGCGCCGCCCACCGACATCCACTGGCTCCAGCCGTTCCCGGACCGGCTGTGGGAGCCGGCCGCGCCGAGCGAGACCGAACCGGACGCCGTGGCGGTCACCCGGGAGACGATCGAGCTGGCGTTCCTGGCCGCGATCCAGCACCTGCCGCCGCGACAGCGGGCCGTACTGATCCTGCGGGACGTGCTCGGCTGGCCGGCCAGCCAGACCGCGACCCTGCTCGACAACTCCGTGGCGTCGGTGAACAGCGCCCTGCAACGGGCCAGGGCCACGATTCGGGAGCACCTGCCGGAGCGCCGCCTCGACTGGGCGCCCACGGCGGCACCCAGCGAGGAGGAGCGGGCGGTGCTGCGCCGCTACGTCGACGCGCTGGAGCGTGCCGACCTGGCCACGGTGGCCGAGCTGCTGGCCGAGGACGTCCGGACGACGATGCCGCCGTACCCGACCTGGTTCCGGGGGCGGGAGTCGGTGCTGCGGGCGCTGGCGACGAGCTGGGATCCGGCACTGCCGGGGTACGTCGGCCGGTTCCGGACCCTGCCGACCCGGGCGAACGGGCGCCCCGCGGTGGCCACGTACGTCCGGCGGCCCGGAGAACCCGACCACCGGCCGTTCGCGATCTCCGTGTTCTGGTTCGGGGGCGGTCAGATCACCGAGATCGTCGCGTTCCACGACCCCGGGCTGTTTCCGGCGTTCGCGCTGCCTCCGTCGCTGCCAGGCCACCGATGAGTTTCCGGCCGGCCGGCCGTCGCAACGGGGAGAGTGAGAGCCAAGCGATCCGGAGGTAACCCGTGGCCACGTTCCTTTACTCGGCGAGCATGTCCCTGGACGGCTTCATCGCCGGCCCCGGAGGTGACATGTCCTGGTTGACCAGGCACCTCGGGCCGAACCCGACGATCGACGACCTGATCGGCAGGGTGGGCGCCATCCTCGCCGGCAACCGCAGCTACGGCGGCGACGACCCGTACCGGGACACGCCGCAGCAGGGCGAGGCGTTCGGCGGCGGGTGGAGCGGGCCGCAGTTCGTGCTGACCCACCGCCCGCCGGAGCGACCGGTCCCGGGGGTCACCTTCGTCGGTGACCTGGCGAGCGCGGTCGCCGCCGCCGGTGCCGCCGCCGGGAACGGGTACGTCAACGTCCTCGGCGCCGACGTCGCCCGGCAGTGCCTCGCCGCCGGGGTACTGGACGAGGTCCTGGTCTGTGTCGTGCCGGTCCTGCTCGGCGACGGTACCCGGCTCTTCGCCGAGCCGGGCGGCGCCGACGTCCGGCTCGAACGGATCGGCGTGACCGAGGCGGCGTTGGTCACCAACCTCTGGTACCGGGTCGCCCGCTGAGCCGACCCGCCCGGATGTGCCCGGCACACTCGCCGGGCACACCGGGCGGGTCGGGGTACGGCTCGGTTCAGCCGACCGGGTTGAGCAGTTCGGCGCTGCCCTCGAAGGCGTACAGCAGCAGGTCGACCATCCGGAACGTCTCGTCGTCCGGTCCGAGCGTCGGCCGCCAGGTCGGGTCACGCAGGATCGAGATCCGGCTCCCCTCGATGGCCCGGTGGAACACCTCGGCGACGATCCGCGCACCGACACCGTCGAGCCGGCCGCCGTTGAACTCCGCCTCGCGCAGGATGTAGAACCACAGCGGCGTGTTGGTGGTCAGCTCGGCCTTCTGCTCGTCGCTCAGCCCGTCCAGGACGGCCCCGTCCAGCCCGCTCAGGATCTCGTCGCCCTTGAGCGGTACCAGGTCGAAGAGCTGCGCCATCTGCTGACCGCTGGCCAGCCGCACCATCACGGCCCGGGTGAGGTTGCGGAAGGCGAGGTTCAACTCGATCGGCGGCGGCGCCTCCTGGCCGCCGAACGATCCGAGCGGCAGGTTGCGCAGCGGGTCCACCAGTCGGGTGTCGATCCGCTGGGTCAGGTTGAGCTGCCGCTGCCCGGGATCGTTCTCGTCCCGCCGGACGACCGCGACCAGGTCGTCCCGGCCCGCCTCGGTGAAGTCGTACAGCCGGCGGAAGTCGGCGATCCAGTTGGTGGGCAGCCGCTCGAACGACCCCGACTCCGGATCGGCGACGGTACCGTCCGGCGAGAGGATGCCGCTGGTGCCGGAGAACTGGAAGAGCAGTTCCAGGGTGCCCGGCGCCAGCACGCCCGGCAGGCCGGAGGTGTTGAAGACGCGGTTCCAGTCGTACACGGCACGGATCATGCTGTGTCCGAGCCGGTAGGCCGCGACGGAGAACTCGATCGGCATCGTCGGCCGGTCGCCCGGCTGCACGGCCCGGTCCCGTCGCCGGGAGCCGTAGCCGGGGGAGACCTCGAAGAACCTGCGGCCCCGGCTGAACACGTCGTCGACGACGTCCGGCGAGACGATCCGGGGCAGGAAGTCGTGCACCAGCAGCCACTGGTAGTGCTTCACCACCACCGAGCGGGCCGCCCGGAACAGCGCCGGTCCGGCGAGTCCGCCCTCGGCCAACTGGTCGACCACCCGGTTGTGGAACCGGATGAACGCCAGGTGGGTCTGTGCGACGACCAGGTTCTCGTCGTTGCGGGCGTCCGGGATCAGCGCCGCCCGCCGCTCCCGCTTGCTCGACCCGAGCCCGGACCGGGGCAGGTCGAAACCGTCCCGGTCCTGGTTGACCACCGGGTCGTCGCCGGCGACCGCCGCCGTGGTGCCGGTCTTGAGGTGTACGCCGTCAGCCGCGTAGAAGACCCGGTCGTGCTTGTCCCCGGGCCCACGGCCGTAGAGCGAGTCCAGGTCCAGCGCCGGGGAGCGGCCCTGGAGCAGCTCGTCGACGGAGACGTCCTCGCCCAGCGCGGCGGCGGTGTTGTCCATGGTCAGGTCGTGGTCCACGAACTGGCCGAGGTACGTGTACCCGGCCGGAACGGCCGGGTCGGCCGAGTCGGCGTTCGCACCGGCGACCATCGCCTCGGCGACGGCGGTGCGGGTCGGCTCGGAGAGTGCCCGACCCTCCGGGCCGAGCCGGGAGAACCGGAACTTGCGCAGTTCGGCGGTTGTCGACGGGCGGCGGGTGCTCGGTTCGTGATTGTCGTCGAAAAGGAGCAGGCCCTCGCCCTCGACGAGGTAGTCCTCCCGCATGTGCCGTTTCATTCGTCGTTCCTCCCTCGTGGTGACCGGCATCCGGACCCGGTTCGGCTGACGGGGGAGGGATGTGCACGACAGGCACGTACGCACGACGACGGAACGCGTCCGCTCGGCCTGGACCCCCGTGAACGTCCGCGATCGGCGCGGACCAGCCGACCCGGCCCGGTGCCCCATGCCGGTCTCAGTCGACTTAGGGCCAAGAGTCCGCAGCGTCACCGGGGTCGTCCACATAGTGTCGAGCATGCGACGTAAGTCGGGCCGTACTGTCACGCAGAGCCAACAGACCCGTTACGGTAAGCGATTTCTTCGCTCCCGCTGAATGTCCCCTGTGGACTAGCTGTCCCGCTCCCGCAACGGGTACGGGATGAAGGTGCTGCGGTTCTCGTCGAGGTCGAGTTGCCGACCGATGGGTTGGGCGGCCCGCTGCGGGCAGGTCATCCGCTCGCAGGTCCGGCAACCCGGCCCGATCGGGGTGGCCGCCTCGGTGGCGTGCAGGTCCATCCCGGCGGAGTAGACGAGCCGGCCGGCGTGCCGGGTCTCGCAACCCAGCCCGATCGCGAAGGTCTTGCCGGGCTGGCCGTACCCGCCGTGGTGCCGGGTGACCGTGCGGGCGATCCAGAGATAGCGCTGGCCGTCGGGCATCGCCGCCACCTGGGTCATCACCCGGCCCGGCGCGCCGAACGCCTCGTACACGTTCCAGAGTGGACACGTCCCGCCCGAGCGGGAGAACGGGAAGCCGGTCGCCGACTGGC from Plantactinospora sp. BC1 carries:
- a CDS encoding sigma-70 family RNA polymerase sigma factor, whose product is MGTGHDDLLVAAARDGDESAFTTLVERHRRELRVHCYRMLGSYHDAEDLVQETFLRAWKNIAGFQGRATIRAWLYRIATNACLDALDGRTRRMLPHHLSGPSNPDDDLAPPTDIHWLQPFPDRLWEPAAPSETEPDAVAVTRETIELAFLAAIQHLPPRQRAVLILRDVLGWPASQTATLLDNSVASVNSALQRARATIREHLPERRLDWAPTAAPSEEERAVLRRYVDALERADLATVAELLAEDVRTTMPPYPTWFRGRESVLRALATSWDPALPGYVGRFRTLPTRANGRPAVATYVRRPGEPDHRPFAISVFWFGGGQITEIVAFHDPGLFPAFALPPSLPGHR
- a CDS encoding dihydrofolate reductase family protein: MATFLYSASMSLDGFIAGPGGDMSWLTRHLGPNPTIDDLIGRVGAILAGNRSYGGDDPYRDTPQQGEAFGGGWSGPQFVLTHRPPERPVPGVTFVGDLASAVAAAGAAAGNGYVNVLGADVARQCLAAGVLDEVLVCVVPVLLGDGTRLFAEPGGADVRLERIGVTEAALVTNLWYRVAR
- a CDS encoding heme peroxidase family protein, which gives rise to MKRHMREDYLVEGEGLLLFDDNHEPSTRRPSTTAELRKFRFSRLGPEGRALSEPTRTAVAEAMVAGANADSADPAVPAGYTYLGQFVDHDLTMDNTAAALGEDVSVDELLQGRSPALDLDSLYGRGPGDKHDRVFYAADGVHLKTGTTAAVAGDDPVVNQDRDGFDLPRSGLGSSKRERRAALIPDARNDENLVVAQTHLAFIRFHNRVVDQLAEGGLAGPALFRAARSVVVKHYQWLLVHDFLPRIVSPDVVDDVFSRGRRFFEVSPGYGSRRRDRAVQPGDRPTMPIEFSVAAYRLGHSMIRAVYDWNRVFNTSGLPGVLAPGTLELLFQFSGTSGILSPDGTVADPESGSFERLPTNWIADFRRLYDFTEAGRDDLVAVVRRDENDPGQRQLNLTQRIDTRLVDPLRNLPLGSFGGQEAPPPIELNLAFRNLTRAVMVRLASGQQMAQLFDLVPLKGDEILSGLDGAVLDGLSDEQKAELTTNTPLWFYILREAEFNGGRLDGVGARIVAEVFHRAIEGSRISILRDPTWRPTLGPDDETFRMVDLLLYAFEGSAELLNPVG